In Embleya scabrispora, the DNA window CAGATCAACGATGTCCGCGTGGTGGCCGGGACCTGGTTCAATGGCACGCCGCCGGGCGACATCGTGATCGACGACGTCAAGGTGCTGCCGCCGTACGTGTTCAAGGTGATCGGCAATCCGCAGGATCTCCAGCCCGCGCTGAACATCCCCGGAGGCGTGGTGAAGACGCTGGAGAAGAAGCAGGCGGGGGCCATCGTCACCCCCTCGCAGGACGTGCAGATCGACGCCTTGCGGCCTGCGAACAAGCCTGGTTACGCTCGCTCGGCACCGGGCGCCGGTAACGGGTGAGCACACCTGACAGAATCAGTCCGCCGGTCGCCGTCGGTGCATCACTTCTCAGGCAAGAAGGGCAGGCTGTCCGCATGTACCCCGCAGATCTCGCGTACACGACGGAGCACGAATGGGTGCGCGTCATGGAAGAGATCTCCGGGACGGTGCGGATCGGCATCACCGAATACGCGCAGGACGCGCTCGGCGACATCGTCTACGTCACGCTGCCGCCGGTCGGCACCCGCGTCGTGGCCGGACAGCCCTGCGGCGAACTGGAATCGACCAAGAGTGTCAGCGACCTCTTCGCGCCGCTCGACGGCGTCGTGACCACCGTCAACGACGCGCTCGACGGCGCACCGGAGTTGGTCAACTCCGATCCCTACGGCGATGGTTGGATGTTCGAGGTGCGCCTCGACGACCCCGCCGCCCCGGCCGCGCTCTTGGACGCGGCCGCCTACCAGAACAGCCTGGGCTCCTGACGGCCCGGCGAAGCGGTAGGCAGTCCATCACCACGACCCACTCCTCCTGCCCCACGGGCGGGCCAGGTTCTCTCGGGGAGGTTCGCCCGTGAAGTTGTTCGCGAAATTGTTCGGTCGTTCCCGTCGCTCCGGCGACGCGCCGGCTGCCGATGCGGGAAGGTCCGGCAATCCGCCGGCCGCCCCGCCGACGATGCCGCCGGGTTCCCCCTACGGGGCCTCCACCGGCGCGTCGCCCGCTCCCGACTCCGCCCCCCGGATGGGCGAATCCGACGCCACCGCCGGGCATGTCGCTGTTGACCAGGAACACACGGCGCGCATAAGTTTCGGGCAACTCTCGACCGAAGGTCGAGGTTCGACCGGGACGGGTCAGGAGGCCGACGTGATCGTGTGCGGCACCTGTGGGCACCACAACCCGCCCGGCGGCCGGTTCTGCTCCAACTGCGGCGCGCGCCTGGGCGCCGGCGCCGAGCGGGCGTCGGAGCAGACCTCGACCATCTCGATCAGCGGCATCGAGGCGCTGGACGCGGAACCCGCGCCCCGCGAGATCCTGACCCCCGAGGCGCAGGCCGCGGTGGACGCGCTGCCGCCGGGGACCGCGCTCCTCGTGGTGCGGCGGGGCCCCAACTCCGGCAGCCGCTTCCTGCTCGACTCGGACCGCACCACGGCCGGTCGGCACCCGCAGAGCGACATCTTCCTCGACGACGTGACGGTCTCGCGCAAGCACGCCGAGTTCCGCCGCACCGCCGGGGGCTTCGCGGTCGCCGACGTGGGCAGCCTGAACGGCACCTACGTGGGCCGCGAGCGCATCGACGAGGTTCCGCTGACGCCCGGCGACGAGGTCCAGATCGGCAAGTATCGACTGGTCTTCTTCCCGAGCAGGCAGGGGCTGATGGGGTGAGTCCGGCGGCGGCCGGATCGGTCTCCTCGAGCATCGGCGGGGTGTTGACCCTGCTGCGTCCCGAGTTCCCGGACATCAGCATCTCCAAGATCCGGTTCCTCGAGGCGGAAGGGCTCATCGAGCCGCAGCGGAGCCCGTCGGGCTACCGCAAGTTCGGCCCCGCCGACATCGAACGACTGCGCTACGTGCTGCGTGTGCAGCGCGACCGCTACCTGCCCCTGCGGGTGATCAAGGACCAACTCGACGCGATGGATCGCGGGCTCGAACCGGCCGGCCCGACCCCGGCCGAATCCGCGCACCCCGGGGACGGGGACGGCGATCCCGGAGCGGCCGGCCGGGACGGGGGCACGGTGCTCCTCGACCGGCCGGGGCTGATCGCCGCGGCCGGCATCCAGGACGCGGATCTGGCCCGGCTCGAGGAGTTCGGCCTGATCCAGCCGCACCGGCCGCGCCCCGACGGGGCCGGTGCGGACCCGGCCGAGGAGGGCGTTGTCTACGACGGGGACGCGCTCGTGGTGGCCCGCCTGGTGGCCGCGCTCGGCCGCTACGGCGTCGAGCCGCGCCACCTGCGCCAGGCCAAGGCCGCGGCGGACCGCGAGGCCGCCCTGGTCGAGCAGATCGTCGCGCCGCTCCTGCACCGCAGGGGCGCCCGCGCGAAGGCGGGCGCCGAGGAGACCGTCCGCGACCTGCTGGCGCTCACCTCGCGCCTGCACACCGTCCTGGTCACCACCGCGCTCGCGCCCCGCCTGGGCCGCTGATCGGCGCCCCGACGCGGCGTGCCCGCCTCGGCGCCCTACCCCGGCGTACGGTCGGCGCGCCGAACGCCGCCCGTCCCGGCCCCTCGCCGGCCGCCTCGCGGCGCCGCGAAGAAAAAACGACGAATCCCCGACCTATTCGGCCCCCGGGGATCGGTCACCGACAGTCGGGCGCGCTAGTGTGGCGATGTGAACGAGCTAGAGGTTGTGGGCGTCCGGGTGGAGATGCCCTCTAACCAGCCGATCGTGCTCCTACGGGAGACGGGGGGCGATCGTTATCTCCCCATCTGGATCGGCCCGGTAGAGGCGACGGCCATCGCGTTCGCCCAACAGGGCGTGGTACCCGCGCGTCCTCTGACGCACGATCTGTTCAAGGACGTGCTGGAGGCGTTGGGGCAGGAATTGACCCAGATCCGGATCATCGACCTGCGCGAGGGCGTGTTCTACGCCGAGCTGGTCTTCTCCGGCGGCGTGGAGGTCAGCGCGCGCCCGTCGGACGCGATCGCGCTCGCGCTGCGCACCGGGACGTCGATCGTGGGCAGCGACGCGGTCCTGGACGAGGCGGGCATCGTGATCCCCAACGAGCAGGAGGACGAGATCGAGAAGTTCAGGGAGTTCCTGAACGACATCTCGCCCGAGGACTTCGGCACCACGAGCCAGTAGCCGGCCCGCCCCGGCCCCGGCGCATCCTCGGAACCGTCGACCGACCCCTCGCCTCCTCGGCGACCGGGTCCCGGTCGGCGGTTCTTCGCGTCTCGGACCCGATCAGGGTCGATCGATTCCGAGCAGAGGCGATCAGTGGCAAAGTCGGCAGACCTACCCGTGTCCATGGGGTTCAAACCACTCGTGCGAGCAGCGTCACTCGGCGTGCCGAACGGCCCGGTCGTTGACGCGCTGTTGGTGACTGCCTACCGTCGAAATCGACAGTTCCGGGATGACCCCTGCGCGTTGCACCTCGCCGCCTGCGGCCCGGGACTGAAAGAGACTCCTCGCGCCGTACCCGGGCGCGCGGGGACGAAAGGGAGGTCGGCGTGAGCAGCACCGGCGACATCACGGCGGCGGAGCGCGCCCGCACGGCACGTCCTCTGCCGGCGACCGACCCCGGTGCGGGCCTCCGGCGGCCGGACGTCGTCCCACCCGGCACTCCGTCGGAGGACGTGGGCTACCGCGGCCCGACCGCCTGCGCGGCGGCCGGCATCACCTACCGGCAACTCGACTACTGGGCCCGCACCGGCCTGGTCGAGCCCACGGTCCGCTCGGCCCACGGTCCGGGCACGCAGCGGCTGTACGGCTTCCGCGACATCCTGGTGCTGAAGATCGTCAAACGGCTCCTGGACACCGGCGTCTCGCTGCAGAACATCCGGATCGCGGTCGCCCACCTGCGCGGACGCGGCATCGGCGACCTGGCCGGGATGACCCTGATGAGCGATGGGGCGAGCGTGTACGAGTGCACGTCCTACGACGAGGTCATCGACCTGGTCCAGGGCGGCCAGGGCGTCTTCGGCATCGCGGTGGGGGCGGTGTGGCGCGAGGTCGAGGGCTCGCTCGCGCAACTCCAGGGCGAGCACACCGGCACCGGGGAGCCGACGCCACAGGTCCATCCGGGCGACGAGTTGGCCCGCAGACGTCGAGATCGCGCGGTCTGAGCGGCGACACCGCCGACGGGAACCGGTGCGCGGGGCCGGACGTCCACATGGATGTGCCCATTCGTCGCCCCACCCTGCCCCGCTCACGCCGTGCCCAGCGGCGCGGCTATCAGGCCGTGGTCCTGCTCACGGTGGCCGGACTGGCCCCGGTGACGGGGCTGCATCTGTACGCCGGGGACCGGGTGCGCTCGGTGCAGCGGGTGCCCGCGCGCGACGTCACGATGGTGCTCGGCGCGGGTGTGCGGGGGGATCGGCCGTCGGAACTGCTGGCCCGCCGACTCGACGTGGCGCTGCGGCTGTACCGCTCCGGCAAGACCCGGGTGATCCTGGTCAGCGGCGACGGCGGCGGCAACCGCCACGACGAGACCAAGGTGATGCGTCGCTACCTCGTCGAGCGCGGCGTCCCGGACAAACGTGTCGTGAGCGACGACTCGGGATTCTCCACCTGGGAGTCCTGCGCCCGGGCGAAGCGGATCTTCGGCGTCGAGCGGATGATCGTGGTCACGCAGAGCTTCCATCTGCGCCGTGCGCTGGCGTTGTGCAAGGCCGCCGGCATCGATGCCTACGGTGTTCCGGACCGATCCCTGACATGGGGCCACATCGGGCCCACCGTGTACGGAACCGGTCGCGAGGTGCTCGCCGCGATCAAGGCGACCGGAACGATCGTGTTCAAGCCGGACCCCCGCGTGACCGCCCGCCCCAGCGACGCGATCCGGCGCGCCCTGGCGGACTGACCGCCGGCCGCCCGGCCGCCCGAGACGGCGCGCCCGAACGAGCGTTCACCGGGCATGTCGGACCGATGCGTCAGAATTGCGCGGTGTGAGACAGGCGCCGGGCATCCTCCACCTCGACATGGACGCGTTCTACGCGTCGGTCGAGCAGGTCGCCAAGCCCAGCCTGGCCGGCAAGGCGGTGATCGTGGGCGGCATCGGGGCCCGAGGTGTGGTGGCCACCGCCTCCTACGAGGCCAGGGTCTTCGGCGTCCGCTCCGCGATGTCCATCGGCGAGGCCCGTCGGCGCTGCCCCAACGCCGCCTTCCTCAGCCCCCGCTTCGGCCTCTACCGGCAGGTCAGCGACACCGTGATGGAGCTGCTGCACCGGTTGTCCCCACTGGTCGAACCGCTCAGCCTGGACGAGGCGTTCATCGACCTGGACGCGGGCCCGCACGGCGGCGCCCTGGACACCGCCCGGGTCACCGAGATCGCCGTGCGCCTGCGCGCCGACATACACGCCGCCACCGGCCTGACCTGCTCGGTCGGCGCGGCCACCTCGAAGCTGCTGGCCAAGATCGCCTCCGAGGCGGACAAGCCCGACGGGTTGTGCGTGGTGGTGCCCGGCACCGAGCGGGCGATGCTCGATCCGCTTCCGGTGCGCGCGCTGCCCGGGGTCGGACCGGCCACCGGTGACGTGCTGCGCCGGGCCGGCCTGGACACCGTCGCCGAACTGGCCGCGGTGGACGAGAGCGAACTGGTCCGCCTGCTGGGCCAGGCGCACGGACACGGCCTGTACGTACTGGCCGCGGGCCTGGACGCGCGCCCGGTGGTGGCCGACCGCGACGCCAAGTCGGTGTCGGTCGAGGACACCTTCGCCACCGACCTGGTCGACCGCGAGCGGATCACCCGGGAACTGGACCGCCTCTCGATCCGCTGCGTGGAGCGGCTGCGCGCGGCCGGCCGCTCCGGTCGCACCATCGTGTTGAAGCTGCGCCGCTACGACTTCAGCACGCTCACCCGCTCGGAGACGCTGCGCGGCCCCACCGACGACCCGGGCGTGGTGCGCGAGACGATCCGCCGGTTGGCCGCCCAGGTGGACGTCACCGGCGGGGTGCGGCTGCTCGGGGTGGGCGTCAGCGGCCTGGCCGACTTCGCCCAGCAGGACCTGTTCGGCGCCGCCGACGCGCCGGCACAGGAGCCGGCGGAGGACGACGACGCGGAGCCGACGGGGGAGGAGCCCGCCGAGGCCGGCCCCGGGCGGGTCTCCTGGTCCCCCGGGCAGGACGTGGTCCACGAGGACTTCGGCCCCGGCTGGGTCCAGGGCAGCGGCGTCGGGCGCGTCACGGTGCGCTTCGAGGTCCCGGGCGGAAAACCCGGCCGGGTGCGCACCTTCGCCCTCGCCGACCCGGCGCTGCGACCGGGGGAGCCGCTGCCCCTGCCGGGCACGGGCGGCGACCGGGGCGACCGGCCGGCCGGTCCCGGCGACCTCGGTCCGCCGGACCCGCCGACCTGACAACCCCCGCACCTCCGGCCTGGCGTCCCGTCCGTACCCGATGCCACGCTGATACCGTTGAAGCCGCCCATTACGTTCGCGCGGGAGAGTCCTCGTGTCGTCCGCACGAGGCGCCGAAGGAGCAACTCCTCCCCGGAATCTCTCAGGCACCCGTACCGCGTGGTCGTGGGCACTCTGGAAAGCAGGATCCGCACGTGGCTCGCCGAGTCGGGTCGGATCCTCGCCGACGGTGCAAATCGCGTTCGTGGGACCGGCCCCGCCGGTGTTCCGGGCGGGGTGAAGCTCTCAGGTACCGATGACAGAGGGGGAGGCCGGTGGGCGCGCGACCCGCGTGTCCGTCCAGGAGCGATCCAGGAGGCCTTTCGCGATGACACCGCGCACCCCTGCCCCGACGCGTGCTCACGCCGTACTCCCCTCCGGCCCCGGCTCGTTGACCGGCCTGGAGGCCGCGTCGCCGTTCACCGGCCGGCACATCGGTCCGGACACCGACGAACAGGCGAAGATGCTCGCCGCCATCGGCTACGGGTCCCTGGACGAGCTGACCGACGCGGCGGTGCCGGCCGCGATCCGCGCGCTCGCGGGCTTCGAGTTGCCGGCCGCGCGCACCGAGGCCGAGGTGCTGGCCGAACTGCGCGAGCTGGCCTCCCGCAACACCGTGCTGACCTCGATGATCGGGCTCGGCTACCACGGCACCTTCACCCCGCCGGTGATCACCCGCAACGTGCTGGAGAACCCGGCCTGGTACACCGCCTACACGCCCTACCAGCCGGAGATCTCCCAGGGCCGGCTGGAGGCGCTGCTCAACTTCCAGACCGTGGTCACCGACCTGACCGGCCTGGACGTGGCCGGCGCCTCGCTGCTGGACGAGTCCACCGCCGCCGCCGAGGCGATGACGCTGGCCCGCCGGGCCGGGCGGGCCAAGAGCGACGTGTTCGTCGTGGACACGGCCACGCTGCCGCAGACCGTCGCCGTGGTGCGCACGCGCGCGCGGGCGCTGGGCATCGAGGTCGTGGTCGCCGACACCGCCGACGGACTGCCCGAAGGCGGCTGCTTCGGGGTACTGCTCCAATACCCGGGCACCGACGGTCTGGTCCGCGACCTGACCCCGGTGATCGAGGCCGCGCACGCGCAGGGCGCCCTGGTGGCGGTCGCCGCCGACCTGCTCGCGCTCACCGTGCTGCGCGCGCCCGGCGCGATGGGCGCCGACATCGCGGTCGGCACCACCCAGCGGTTCGGGGTGCCGATGGCCTTCGGCGGCCCGCACGCGGGCTACCTGGCGGTCCGCGAGAAGCTCACCCGCAGCATGCCGGGCCGTCTGGTGGGGGTGTCGGTGGACGCCGACGGCGCGCCCGCGTACCGGCTCGCGCTGCAGACGCGCGAGCAGCACATCCGCCGGGAGAAGGCGACCAGCAACATCTGCACCGCACAGGTGCTGCTCGCGGTGATGGCCGGGATGTACGCCGTCTACCACGGGCCGGACGGGCTCGCCTCGATCGCGCGCCGCACGCACCGCTACGCGGCCGTGCTGGCGGGCGGGCTGCGGGCCGGCGGCGTCGAGGTGGTGCACGGCGACTTCTTCGACACGGTCACCGCCCGGGTGCCGGGCCGGGCCGAGCAGGTGCTCGCGGCGGCCCGCGCGGCCGGCGTCAACCTGCGGCCGGTGGACGCGGACCACGTGGCGATCACGTGTGACGAGACCACGCTGCGGGCGCACGTCGAGGCGGTCTGGGGCGCGTTCGGGGTGAGCGGCGACGTGGCCGCGCTCGACGCGGAGACCGCCGACACGCTGCCCTCGGGGCTGCTGCGCGACACCGAGTTCCTGACCCACCCGGTCTTCCACACGCACCGCTCCGAGACCGACATGCTGCGCTACCTGCGTCGGCTCGCGGACAAGGACTACGCGCTCGACCGGGGCATGATCCCGCTCGGCTCGTGCACGATGAAGCTCAACGCCACGGTCGAGATGGAGCCGATCACCTGGCCGGAGTTCGCGAACATGCACCCCTTCGCGCCGGTCGACCAGGCGGCGGGCTACCTGGAGTTGATCGACGGGCTGGCCGACTCGCTGGCCCGGATCACCGGCTACGCCAAGGTCTCGCTCCAGCCCAACGCCGGCTCCCAGGGCGAACTCGCCGGGCTGCTCGCGGTCCGCGCGTACCACCACGCCAACGGCGACACCGCGCGCGACGTGTGCCTGATCCCCTCCTCCGCGCACGGCACCAACGCGGCCAGCGCGGTGATGGCGGGGATGCGCGTGGTGGTGGTCAAGACCGGTGCGAACGGCGACGTGGACCTGGCCGACCTGCACGCGAAGATCGAGCAGTACCGGGACACCCTCGCGGTGCTGATGGTGACCTACCCGTCCACGCACGGCGTGTTCGAGGAGGGCATCGAGCAGGTGTGCGCGGCGATCCACGAGGCCGGCGGCCAGGTGTACGTGGACGGCGCGAACCTGAACGCGCTGGTCGGACTGGCCCAGCCCGGCGGCGCCATCGGCGCCGACGTGTCGCACCTGAACCTGCACAAGACCTTCTGCATCCCGCACGGCGGCGGCGGCCCGGGCGTCGGCCCGGTCGCGGTGCGCGCGCACCTGGCGCCGTACCTGCCCAACCACCCGCTCCAGCCCACCGCGGGCCCGGAGACGGGCGTGGGACCGATCTCGGCGGCCCCGTGGGGCTCCGCGGCGATCCTGCCGATCCCGTGGACCTACCTGCGCCTGATGGGCCCGGAGGGGCTCAAGGAGGCCACCCAGGTGGCCGTGCTCGGCGCCAACTACATCGCCAAGCGGCTCACGCCGCACTTCCCGGTGCTCTACACCGGCCCGAACGACCTGGTCGCCCACGAGTGCATCATCGACCTGCGCGGGATCACCAAGGCCACCGGCGTCAGCGTGGACGACGTGGCCAAGCGGCTGATCGACTACGGGTTCCACGCGCCGACGATGTCCTTCCCGGTGCCCGGCACACTGATGATCGAGCCGACCGAGAGCGAGAACCTGCACGAGATCGACCGGTTCTGCGACGCGATGATCGCGATCAAGGGCGAGATCGACCGGGTCGCCTCGGGCGAGCTGCCGGCCGACGACAACCCGCTGGCGAACGCTCCGCACACCGCCGCATTGCTGGCCGGCGAGTGGGCGCACGCCTACACGCGCGAGGAGGCGGTCTTCCCCGCCGGGGTGGTGCCGGCCGAGAAGTACTGGCCGCCGGTGCGCCGGATCGACGGCGCCCAGGGCGACCGCAACCTGGTCTGCTCGTGCCCGCCGGTCGAGGCGTACGGCGCCAACTGAGCCGCAGGCCCGCGCGGCCCGTCCCCGAGCACCGCTCAGGGGCGGGCCGCGCCGTGTGTCAGCAGGCGCGCCACCGACGCGGCGAAGCCGGGCTTCGTGGCCAGGTCGCTGCCCAGGACGCCGAACATCAGCGCGCCGCTGAGCGATTCGAACAACAGATCCGCGTCCAGGTCCGGCCGGGCCTGGCCACGCGCGATCGCGTCCGCGACGAAGGCCCGGAAGATCGCCCGGACCGGATCCATCCGGGCCACGAGCAGATCCTTCAGCTCGGGCTGGTCGCGGTACTCGGCGAGCAGCCCGGGCACCGCCGCCGCGGTCTCCGGGCGCCGGAAGGAGTCGAGCGCGGCCTCGGCGAAGCGCGACACGCCGGTGGCGAAGTCCTCGTGCGGCAGCGGCCGGAAGCTCATCTCGCGGGCCGGGTACACCGCCTCGTGCACCAGGTGCGCCTTCGAGGGCCAGCGGCGGTACACGGTGGGCCTGGTCACCCCCGCACGGCGGGCGACCGCGTCGATGCTGACCCGGTTGTACCCCTGCTCCGCGACCAGTTCGCGGGCCGCGGCCAGGATCGACTCGTCGGTGCGCGGGTCACGCGGGCGGCCGGGCCGAGGGGTGTCGCCAGTGTCGCCAATGCCCATGGGGACAAAACTCCGAGTCGTCGCGCGTAGCCGGTGCCGCTCGGACTGTATCGGGACCCCGGGCCGCCGCTGCGATTCGCCGCCGGACCGGGTTCCGGGCAGACGAGAGCCGGAGGTCGTTCCGAGGGACCTCCGGCTCGTCAGGGCCGTGCGAACGGTTCAGGCCGCCGAAACCAACCCCACCCGGGGTCGGTGCGGGGCGATGGTGCGTCCGTCCGGCAGCAGTTCGCCCGTGTCCTCGAACAGGACGACGCCGTTGCACAGCAGGCTCCATCCCTGTTCGAAATGAGCGGCCACAACGGCGGCGGCCTCACGATCGGGGCTGTCCGCCGGGGGGCAATGCGGTCGGTGCTGGCACATCCTCGTACCTTCTCTGTCTGCGCGGAGCGCGCCGGGCCCCATTGCCCGGCAGATCACAGTCTCCGCCTTGAAACCGCCTCGCGCAGGACTTATCGCGGTTCTCACCCGACTGCGCCCAAGATGTGACCACACGTGTGAACGGCGGGGTGTGATCAGCTGTCCGCAGCCCCCACGGCGGCCGGCCGGCGGGTACGCGCGGCCAGGACCTCGGCCAGTTCGGCCGCGGTGTATCCGCGCAGCGCCTGCACCCCGCACGGCGCCGGGGCGAGCGGGATGAGCAGGTCGACACCGCCCGCCTCGTCCGCCAGCCACAGCGCGACCATGTACATCCCGGGGACGTTCAGCAGGCGCGCCTCGTCGCGGCGCAGCATGGTCTGCGGCAGTGCGCGGGCCGCTGCGGCGGCGGGCGCGGTGGCGACGGTGAACGGGCCCTCGACGAATCGGCCGACGCCGTGGCCGGTCGGACCGGTGCGGACCTCGATGCCGCCGACGACCGTGTCCCCGGACCACAGGAGCCAGCGCCAACCCACCTGCCGAGCGCTGCGGACACCGCGCTCGGAGACCAGGTCCAGCAGGTCGATCTCGAAGACGCGGTGCGGGAATCCGGCCGTGAGCGCGGCTTGCTCGGTGCGGCAGTCGGCGGGAAGCGATTCACGGGAATCGAGCACGGCTCGCGCCGCTCGTCGGGCCGATTCGGGAGCCTCGGGCACACGCAGGACCATGAGACCGCCTCATTTCGATGCAGAGTCCAAGAAACCCGGAAAATCCGGGGAGGGGAAAGCGGCGCTGTGCTGTGGGGAACCGGGTATCCGACCGGGGGACGACCCGGCGGCGTTCAGAGGGACCCGGCAGGGCCGGTCAGCGCATTGTACCGAAACGGCTGCGAAAAGTAACGGTGTATTGCGAACTGACACCCGTTTGAAGACCTTTTGGAACAGTCTCGATCAGGGGAAAAGCGAGGACATCACGTCGTCGAGGGTGACCAGGCCCAGTGGCGCGGAGTCCGGCGCCAGCACCAGGGCCAGGTGGGTGCGGGAGCCGCGCATGCGGGCCAACAGGCCGGTCAGCGCGGTGTCCGGGGTGACGGTGACAAGCGGATAGACCGGTACCGAAGCATCCGTTTCGGGCGCCAGCACGTCGAGGACGTGGACGTAGCCCTCGGGGCGCCCGGCCGGGTCCAGAACGGGGAAGCGGGACAGACCGGTGCGCACCGCGACCTCTTCGAGGGCGGCCGCCGACACCGGCGCGGGCAGCGCCACCACGTCGGACCACGGGTGCAGCACCTCGCCGGCCGTGCCGGAGTGCAGCGCGAGCGCGCCGGCGAGCCGGTCGTGTTCGTCCACGTCCAGCAGGTCGTGCTCGCGCGACTCGGCGAGCAGCGCCGGAAGTTCCTCGGCGGTGTACACGCTGCGCACCTCGTCCACCTGCCGCACCCCGAAGACGCGCAGGCAGAGGTTGGCGATGTGGTTGAACAACCACAGGATCGGCGCGGTCACCCGGGCGAACACCAACAGCGGCGGGGTCAGCCACATCGCGCACTCCTCGGGCCCGGCCAGCGCGATGTTCTTGGGCACCATCTCGCCGAGCACCATGTGGCAGAACACCACCACGGCCAGGCCCACCACGAAGGCGATCGGATGCACCGCGCCGGCGGGCAGGCCCAGCGCCTCGATCGGGGTGCCGAGCAGGTGTGCGAGCGCGGGCTCGGCCACCGCGCCCAGGCCGAGCGAGGCCACCGTGATGCCGAGTTGGGCGGCGGCGAGCATGGTGGACAGCCGGCCCATCGCGGTGAGCACCATCGTCGCCCGGCGCGAGCCGGCCTCGGCCCGGGGCGCGATC includes these proteins:
- a CDS encoding MerR family transcriptional regulator translates to MSSTGDITAAERARTARPLPATDPGAGLRRPDVVPPGTPSEDVGYRGPTACAAAGITYRQLDYWARTGLVEPTVRSAHGPGTQRLYGFRDILVLKIVKRLLDTGVSLQNIRIAVAHLRGRGIGDLAGMTLMSDGASVYECTSYDEVIDLVQGGQGVFGIAVGAVWREVEGSLAQLQGEHTGTGEPTPQVHPGDELARRRRDRAV
- a CDS encoding MerR family transcriptional regulator; protein product: MSPAAAGSVSSSIGGVLTLLRPEFPDISISKIRFLEAEGLIEPQRSPSGYRKFGPADIERLRYVLRVQRDRYLPLRVIKDQLDAMDRGLEPAGPTPAESAHPGDGDGDPGAAGRDGGTVLLDRPGLIAAAGIQDADLARLEEFGLIQPHRPRPDGAGADPAEEGVVYDGDALVVARLVAALGRYGVEPRHLRQAKAAADREAALVEQIVAPLLHRRGARAKAGAEETVRDLLALTSRLHTVLVTTALAPRLGR
- a CDS encoding FHA domain-containing protein; the protein is MIVCGTCGHHNPPGGRFCSNCGARLGAGAERASEQTSTISISGIEALDAEPAPREILTPEAQAAVDALPPGTALLVVRRGPNSGSRFLLDSDRTTAGRHPQSDIFLDDVTVSRKHAEFRRTAGGFAVADVGSLNGTYVGRERIDEVPLTPGDEVQIGKYRLVFFPSRQGLMG
- a CDS encoding SanA/YdcF family protein; its protein translation is MDVPIRRPTLPRSRRAQRRGYQAVVLLTVAGLAPVTGLHLYAGDRVRSVQRVPARDVTMVLGAGVRGDRPSELLARRLDVALRLYRSGKTRVILVSGDGGGNRHDETKVMRRYLVERGVPDKRVVSDDSGFSTWESCARAKRIFGVERMIVVTQSFHLRRALALCKAAGIDAYGVPDRSLTWGHIGPTVYGTGREVLAAIKATGTIVFKPDPRVTARPSDAIRRALAD
- a CDS encoding TetR/AcrR family transcriptional regulator, with the translated sequence MGIGDTGDTPRPGRPRDPRTDESILAAARELVAEQGYNRVSIDAVARRAGVTRPTVYRRWPSKAHLVHEAVYPAREMSFRPLPHEDFATGVSRFAEAALDSFRRPETAAAVPGLLAEYRDQPELKDLLVARMDPVRAIFRAFVADAIARGQARPDLDADLLFESLSGALMFGVLGSDLATKPGFAASVARLLTHGAARP
- a CDS encoding DUF5999 family protein: MCQHRPHCPPADSPDREAAAVVAAHFEQGWSLLCNGVVLFEDTGELLPDGRTIAPHRPRVGLVSAA
- the gcvH gene encoding glycine cleavage system protein GcvH, with protein sequence MYPADLAYTTEHEWVRVMEEISGTVRIGITEYAQDALGDIVYVTLPPVGTRVVAGQPCGELESTKSVSDLFAPLDGVVTTVNDALDGAPELVNSDPYGDGWMFEVRLDDPAAPAALLDAAAYQNSLGS
- a CDS encoding bifunctional nuclease family protein, with the protein product MNELEVVGVRVEMPSNQPIVLLRETGGDRYLPIWIGPVEATAIAFAQQGVVPARPLTHDLFKDVLEALGQELTQIRIIDLREGVFYAELVFSGGVEVSARPSDAIALALRTGTSIVGSDAVLDEAGIVIPNEQEDEIEKFREFLNDISPEDFGTTSQ
- a CDS encoding DNA polymerase IV, with the translated sequence MRQAPGILHLDMDAFYASVEQVAKPSLAGKAVIVGGIGARGVVATASYEARVFGVRSAMSIGEARRRCPNAAFLSPRFGLYRQVSDTVMELLHRLSPLVEPLSLDEAFIDLDAGPHGGALDTARVTEIAVRLRADIHAATGLTCSVGAATSKLLAKIASEADKPDGLCVVVPGTERAMLDPLPVRALPGVGPATGDVLRRAGLDTVAELAAVDESELVRLLGQAHGHGLYVLAAGLDARPVVADRDAKSVSVEDTFATDLVDRERITRELDRLSIRCVERLRAAGRSGRTIVLKLRRYDFSTLTRSETLRGPTDDPGVVRETIRRLAAQVDVTGGVRLLGVGVSGLADFAQQDLFGAADAPAQEPAEDDDAEPTGEEPAEAGPGRVSWSPGQDVVHEDFGPGWVQGSGVGRVTVRFEVPGGKPGRVRTFALADPALRPGEPLPLPGTGGDRGDRPAGPGDLGPPDPPT
- the gcvP gene encoding aminomethyl-transferring glycine dehydrogenase, which translates into the protein MTPRTPAPTRAHAVLPSGPGSLTGLEAASPFTGRHIGPDTDEQAKMLAAIGYGSLDELTDAAVPAAIRALAGFELPAARTEAEVLAELRELASRNTVLTSMIGLGYHGTFTPPVITRNVLENPAWYTAYTPYQPEISQGRLEALLNFQTVVTDLTGLDVAGASLLDESTAAAEAMTLARRAGRAKSDVFVVDTATLPQTVAVVRTRARALGIEVVVADTADGLPEGGCFGVLLQYPGTDGLVRDLTPVIEAAHAQGALVAVAADLLALTVLRAPGAMGADIAVGTTQRFGVPMAFGGPHAGYLAVREKLTRSMPGRLVGVSVDADGAPAYRLALQTREQHIRREKATSNICTAQVLLAVMAGMYAVYHGPDGLASIARRTHRYAAVLAGGLRAGGVEVVHGDFFDTVTARVPGRAEQVLAAARAAGVNLRPVDADHVAITCDETTLRAHVEAVWGAFGVSGDVAALDAETADTLPSGLLRDTEFLTHPVFHTHRSETDMLRYLRRLADKDYALDRGMIPLGSCTMKLNATVEMEPITWPEFANMHPFAPVDQAAGYLELIDGLADSLARITGYAKVSLQPNAGSQGELAGLLAVRAYHHANGDTARDVCLIPSSAHGTNAASAVMAGMRVVVVKTGANGDVDLADLHAKIEQYRDTLAVLMVTYPSTHGVFEEGIEQVCAAIHEAGGQVYVDGANLNALVGLAQPGGAIGADVSHLNLHKTFCIPHGGGGPGVGPVAVRAHLAPYLPNHPLQPTAGPETGVGPISAAPWGSAAILPIPWTYLRLMGPEGLKEATQVAVLGANYIAKRLTPHFPVLYTGPNDLVAHECIIDLRGITKATGVSVDDVAKRLIDYGFHAPTMSFPVPGTLMIEPTESENLHEIDRFCDAMIAIKGEIDRVASGELPADDNPLANAPHTAALLAGEWAHAYTREEAVFPAGVVPAEKYWPPVRRIDGAQGDRNLVCSCPPVEAYGAN